The Cucumis melo cultivar AY chromosome 9, USDA_Cmelo_AY_1.0, whole genome shotgun sequence genome includes the window AATAATTCTTTGATTACACAATGGTtcatttttgaattattttcttcAATTTAACATCTTTTTGTACCAATTAGATTCGATAATGAACTTCATGTTACAAGAGAATATAGGCTAAGTTTGTTATGTGAACGTGCTTTGGTTACACAAGAAAGGGATgttaatttaatatttgaatacaAGTGTGTGAACATAGCATTCAAGTTGCTTTCTTGTGTTTTATTAAAtctatttcttgttttattttatcaaaTGGTGTAAAGGATATAAacattgacaaaaaaaaaaaaaaaaaactcgtcAGGTATGTTTTTTAGGTTTGTTTACTTAAGAATTTCTGGTTAACAAtgacaacaaaataaaatgattGAGATTGAAAAAGCTTTCTTCAAGTCAAAAAAAGATTATGAGCCACAAAAGCATGGATACCTTTTCTTCTCTGGAAGAACAAAAATAATGTTCTTAACACAAACCTGAAATTCAGACAACGAGGTGTTCACCTCGTTAATGAGATTGATGATCTTCGATGAATCAGACACAACTTCTAACGCATAAATGAACTCTTTTCATTCTTGGTTGGTCGCTTTCGAACCCTCTAAGATGACCTCGTTTTCCAACCTATTAATATCACCCCTCCTCTTCAACCACTCAAGTTTTGAGAATGATGAGTGTGAGCATTTTCTTTGTCAGACACAAAAACTAGACtgaaaatcaaaatgaaaataactTTCTGCTGGATAATATATGAACTTAACAATACATCCCAATTGTTCTTCTCTTTCAATCTGTAGATCTATATGGTTAATTGTCaaacttataaatatatattttagacCTCCGCTTTTTATATcaggaacaaaaaaaaaaaaaaaagcaattttttctttgataaTGGCTAGAACTCAGTTAACAAAGCAAATAGGTGGAAGATCTAATGAACTCCAAATGGACAAATCAACTTCATTGCTTGAAAAAGACTTCAtttcttctttatcttcttcatcttcttcttcttcctcaaccTTCTCCTCATTTGATCTTCTTCTGTCACAAGCTTTTCTCAAGCTTGTTATCAGTTCAGAATTAGATCTTACTCCACTTCCTTCCCCAAGCTTCAATTTTAAACACTCTGGTATTCCATTAAAGGCATACAAAGAAGCTGAAATTTTCCTCTCATATTTCATCCTTTTCATAGCTTCTCTCAACATTGAAGATGGTTCATCTTCATTTCCTTCTCCTCCCTCCATTGGCTCACCAATTTCCTCTGCTATCTCAAATGGCGAGTAGTAACATGGTGGTCCAATGTCATCAAGGAAATGAAAATCCAAAACATTTGATCCTTCttcttgatcttcttcttcttcttcttgaacAAGTTCATTTTTCTCatctcctccatttgagttattCATTTGGGTCATTCCCACCCAGTTGCTACTCTCCATTTCTCCACTGTCAGATTCATCTTTCTCTGTCAAACATGACTCGAAACTTCTACTGATTTCCTCAATATTGGGATTTGTGGTGAACACTTCTTGATCATTGAGTAAATCATTTAGAACTCTGTCAGTGAAACATGTTGTCGTTAATTCTTCTCTGCTTTGATGATCAATTGAGTTTAACATCCTTTCTTGAACTGGCTGATGTTTTTGTTCTTGCTGATTGATTGGAAGATTATGTATAGAGGAGTTGTTGTTTCTTGCATTAAGCCTTTGGATTAGTAGATTAGTGATCTTTGAAGGAAGGGCAGGTGATGAAGATGATAAAGGGGAGCAAGGCCAGAAGTTTGTTCTCGTGTTCGAGCCACGAAGTAAACAAGCTGCCTCATCGTACGCTCTAGCTGCTTCCTCTGCTGTGTCGAATGTTCCTAACCATACTCTAATCTTCTGTATAGTGTCTTTGATCTCCGCCACCCATCGTCCTGACGGTCGTTGACGAACGCCGACGAATCGCTTTCGGGCCCTTCGAGCGCCTCCACTTAGCGCTGCTGCCGTGGCGGTTGCCTCCTTCACCATCTCATCCCAACCCAAAGCTCCTCCTTCACTTGAGCTCTTGTCTGCTTCCACTCCTTCAACAGCCTTTCTCTTTCTTGCcattttggtttgatttttgTGTTGGTCACTTCAAAAAGTTTGTATTTGCTTGACTTAAGCTTGAGTTGGTTTATGTGTATATTTATAAAGGGGAGGAAAAAAGAAGAGCAAGAAGTTTTATGGTTTAAATGGGGAATTTGAAATGGTCTTTCATTCAACTTTTGGTCTTacttttttgttgtttttaaaattgGCTTCATCTTATAAAAAGACACATGGCAGTGGAATCCAAAGTGCAAAATTGAAGTTCAGACCAAGTTATCAAGTTTATGACTAATTCAAAACACAGGATTGTTTCCATTAATTTCTTAATCTCACTCCAAATTAAACACTTTTAATCATTCATCTCAAGtactatttctttatttgtaCTTGGAGAGAAGAAAGATCTTTTTAGCATCTAGATTGGCATAACTTTGAAGTTATCACTTCAAGAAAGAGATTAGATCAATTGGTTACTCTATTCTTtgtgttattatttttatgatCTAAATTAGTAGGGTAACCTATGTAACGATGAACAAATAATATACTTTGTTATAATTTTGTCTCGATAGACTTGGAGATTCTATCAACTTTTACTAACTTGCATTGGCTTACTTATAGTTAAAAAAGATGTAGATGAGATTAAAttatactcttttttttttcttcgttCATACCAATGTTAtcgatataatattaaattcgTTTCACTAAATATTTGTACTTGATTAAATAATATCAATAGTGAGTGTCATTGATAAATATATAAGtaagttaaatttaaattatgcTATAGAAATTAGGCAAAACAAATTTAACTTGTAAAGACATGCATAGCAACCAACATAAGTGGTAAAACACATTTCAGGAGTAAAACTTCATATTTAACCCACAAGTTGATGCTACTATTTAACATGACTAAACAATAATTGGTATATACTTTGTTTCTTATACTACAAGAAAAGCCTACAAGTTCATAATGTTTAAATTGTAAGTTGAGAAGTTTTGATTTTTCTGTTGAGCTTAGATTTTATCTTGAATTCTAATTTAACTAAGCACAAAAATAGTAAAGTCGAGTCTCTCCCTTGATTGGTCGACCTGAAGATTGAGCTTTGATTCGATTATCCATTAAGCTCACATTTGGTGGAATTGAAACTTGAGGTTTGACTTTTTCCTTTTGGAACGTGCTTCTTTCTGATACAATGAGGTTGAGTCTGGTCGTAGGCTTTAAGTCTTGCATTGGACAACCCTCAACACAATACACATACCGATCTTATTTAGTTGATTCAACAACATAAAGAacatttctttaaaataaaagtaGTAAAGGATTTAAACTATTGACTTCGAGACCTCTAAGTTTTTGTATCTCATGGATAAAATGACTATACAAAATAAGAAAGACATGTATCATTTAatcttatataatataaattagaCCCAACGTTGCAGgactaaaataaagaaaaatgaactaTCACAAGTTATGTTCATGGTTAATTAGTGATTGTTTAGAATTTAATATCCTACGAGTTTCCTTAACACTCTTGATTAATGTTATAATGTACATAAATTTTTACCCGAACACCGATGGAATTAAAAAACTCTTATTTTACATGTCATTATCAAGGTGGAAGTGAGCTCCAAAACATTTACTTTGGATGATTAAccatataaattttaaaaaaattgaaagagaaaaaagccTAACCATATGGCTTTCTAATAATTTGTGTTTTGGGGATGAACGTCAAAACGAAAGCGATTTATCCAATGTATAATAATGTCATTATCATCATACTAACAAacattaatatttataaaaatcttCTCTAATTTCACCCCACAAATGGTGACACcataattttaatttcaaacttTATACTAAAATTCAATCATTGGATTATTACccttttttaattcattttggCTACGTCACCCTAAAAAGATCAAGACGttgacatttttctttttctttttctttttcttttttattttaacaattattttttaatttattttttattttattttattttctagcaacaaacacaaacaaaaagtcaaaatctttggtttctttctttctttttttcttttttcgttttttacCCCCGATTTTAAAAATCAAGACAATCAAGTAAGACAACAACCAAATAAATAAACCCTACAaaatgaaatagaaaaaaaaaataataaaagcaaAATCTTGTTtataaataattcttttttttttcttaattaaatacaattaaACATTGGTTCGATTGATTAGATGAATTTTAAAAACAGTTAAAgagtggaaagaaaaaaaatcatattttggCATTTTCGTATTTTGTTTAACTTCACTTTTCATAATATATTATGTTATGATTATTTTTATGACCAATTGATtataatgttattttttctatttaaagaGGAAGATAAGAAAAATCCAAATGGAAAAGTTATGTGCTCTcacaaaattagaaaaataaatttcaatacATTAGTCTATAGAAACAACTCTTCCAACAAAAATACATCAACACaactttttgtttcttttgacaaatatcaaattttttatatcgaaaaattattatgaacaaaaaaatgttgacaatatttacaaaatattaaattttattaataatagatactaatagaatttaagattttgttatattttgttatttatatcCTTAAACTTTGAAAGtatcaattaaaattttaaggctttgtttcacgatcgtttctttttgtttttttcttttcttttaaattaagccTATTTCTATTTTACGTCTTACAATGATTTGCATTAATTACAATAGTTAAATACTTAACcgaatttcaaaaataaaaacaaatcatttcaaaagtttttttttaattttctttttgtttttaaaagtaCAAACTATTGGTTGAATGAGAATCGTAATAATGATCCATTCGTAAACACATTGTTTACAAAAACTAGTTTAAAATCAACAAagttagaattaaaaaaaaaggtttatatatatagaattagATAGAAGAACAATGAAATGTGTGAGAGAGATTTGATATGTTAACTAGGGGTAGTGTGAAGTGTGAAGAGAGATGTTTGATTTAATTgtgacaaaagaaaaaacaaagttaGATTACATTGTTTCAtaacaataattattttaatttgtcgCCATAATTTCTTTCTTAAGTTATGTCgatcataatatatatatatatatacaatcaTCATTATGTTTTTTACATTGAAATTAACCAAATTCCTCAACTTGTTTTCACAATGTTTAAGAGAGATTTggctttaccttttccttttgttttatgaagtttgaatcaatcaaatcaaaatcaaaCTCTTTAACTCTTCTATACTTATAATTATAACCCAATTATTTAACTAAATCTCTATCGTATTCGATTTTCATTTGGTTCATACGTGTTTTGAATTGTTTTACATTATTCTTTCAAATCTTAAGTTTGATTTATAGAGTATATACAATTGCAACGTGTAACACTCTTATGGTTATAATCAAGCATATAACGacgtttttaaaataattacaaatattaAGAAACTCAAttcgaaaagaaaaaaaaaagatttcgAAGACCAATATAACGAaaaatcaagataaaaaaagtaaatatcaaaatttaagaACAAAATCGAAACTCAATTCAAACCTCGAATTAAGAGTAAAAAGAACGTAAAATTTAAAGACTAAGAAAGGattgtttttaatgaatcaaaatatttacgaatagAAACAATAACCGATATTTATCATTATCTATTACTATTACGTTTCAACTAAAATttcgtttaaaataatttttcgaTCTAATAAGAGGAGGAATATACAACTCTCAAGAAAATTCCAGAGGAGGTaggatataattttttttttcctttggaTGGCTTCTAAAAAAAAGGAGACTTCTAGATATAGACTTTAAATTAAtatcttaattattttgattattgaattagaaaaaggagaaaaatcAAACCTATTCAAAGAAGAAACAATTATTCTAATTAAATACCTCATTTTAATTATACAAGTCTACAAATTGCAATTATTATCTATTCACCAATAATTATTTAGTATTAttctttcaatattttaaatattaaataaaaacaaatat containing:
- the LOC103498507 gene encoding ethylene-responsive transcription factor ERN1-like, whose amino-acid sequence is MARKRKAVEGVEADKSSSEGGALGWDEMVKEATATAAALSGGARRARKRFVGVRQRPSGRWVAEIKDTIQKIRVWLGTFDTAEEAARAYDEAACLLRGSNTRTNFWPCSPLSSSSPALPSKITNLLIQRLNARNNNSSIHNLPINQQEQKHQPVQERMLNSIDHQSREELTTTCFTDRVLNDLLNDQEVFTTNPNIEEISRSFESCLTEKDESDSGEMESSNWVGMTQMNNSNGGDEKNELVQEEEEEDQEEGSNVLDFHFLDDIGPPCYYSPFEIAEEIGEPMEGGEGNEDEPSSMLREAMKRMKYERKISASLYAFNGIPECLKLKLGEGSGVRSNSELITSLRKACDRRRSNEEKVEEEEEDEEDKEEMKSFSSNEVDLSIWSSLDLPPICFVN